Proteins encoded together in one Bacteroides ovatus window:
- a CDS encoding OadG family transporter subunit, giving the protein MNKTKIGIFLSLLLLIGLTSCGEQKSNNKLVLNEILIDNQSNFQDDYGLHSAWIEIFNKSFGSADLAACLLKVSSQPGDTVTYFIPKGDILTLVKPRQHALFWADGEPNRGTFHTSFKLNPETANWVGLFDSGKKLLDQIVVPAGTLGPNQSYARVSDGAAEWEVKSGSGDKYVTPSTNNKTLDSNSKMEKFEEHDADGVGMSISAMSVVFCGLILLFIAFKIVGKVAVNLSKRNAMKSKGIDKHEAKELSQAPGEVYAAISMALHEMQDEVHDVEETVLTITRVKRSYSPWSSKIYTLRETPPRK; this is encoded by the coding sequence ATGAACAAAACCAAAATCGGAATATTCCTTTCTTTGCTGTTGCTGATTGGTCTGACTTCTTGTGGAGAGCAAAAGTCGAACAATAAGCTGGTGCTAAACGAAATCCTGATAGACAATCAGAGTAATTTTCAGGACGATTACGGATTGCACAGCGCATGGATTGAAATATTCAATAAATCATTCGGTAGCGCCGACCTGGCAGCTTGCTTGCTGAAAGTAAGCAGCCAACCGGGCGATACAGTTACTTATTTTATCCCGAAAGGTGATATACTCACCTTAGTGAAACCACGCCAACATGCACTATTCTGGGCAGATGGCGAACCTAACCGTGGTACTTTCCATACCAGCTTCAAGCTGAATCCGGAAACAGCTAATTGGGTGGGTCTGTTCGACTCCGGCAAAAAGTTGCTCGACCAGATTGTAGTGCCCGCAGGCACTCTCGGTCCCAATCAATCATACGCTCGTGTAAGCGACGGGGCAGCTGAATGGGAAGTAAAAAGTGGAAGCGGTGACAAATACGTGACTCCGAGCACCAACAACAAGACTCTTGACAGCAATTCCAAGATGGAAAAGTTTGAAGAACACGATGCTGATGGCGTTGGAATGTCCATTTCTGCCATGAGCGTAGTATTCTGCGGATTGATTCTTCTCTTTATTGCTTTTAAGATTGTAGGAAAAGTAGCTGTTAATTTGAGCAAGCGCAACGCTATGAAATCTAAAGGCATTGACAAGCATGAAGCTAAGGAACTGTCACAGGCTCCGGGCGAAGTATACGCTGCTATTTCTATGGCATTACACGAAATGCAGGATGAGGTGCACGACGTAGAAGAAACGGTGCTGACCATCACCCGCGTAAAACGCAGCTACTCACCATGGAGTTCGAAGATTTACACTTTGCGTGAAACTCCTCCCAGAAAGTAA
- a CDS encoding acetyl-CoA carboxylase biotin carboxyl carrier protein, with amino-acid sequence MKEYKYKINGNSYKVTIGDIEDNIAHVEVNGTHYKVEMEKQPKPVAKPVTVRPMPNAPAAPTQVVKPTAPSTGKSGVKSPLPGVILDIKVNVGDTVKKGQTIIILEAMKMENNINADKDGKITAINVNKGDSVLEGNDLVIIE; translated from the coding sequence ATGAAAGAATATAAATATAAAATCAACGGTAACTCATATAAAGTAACCATCGGAGATATTGAAGACAACATCGCTCATGTAGAAGTGAACGGTACACACTATAAAGTAGAAATGGAGAAACAGCCGAAGCCTGTTGCGAAACCCGTGACAGTACGCCCGATGCCTAATGCTCCTGCTGCTCCTACTCAAGTAGTGAAACCGACCGCTCCGTCTACCGGAAAATCAGGAGTAAAATCTCCGCTGCCGGGTGTGATCCTCGACATCAAAGTGAATGTAGGCGATACTGTAAAGAAAGGACAGACCATTATCATATTGGAAGCCATGAAGATGGAAAACAATATCAATGCGGATAAGGACGGTAAGATTACTGCCATCAACGTCAACAAGGGAGACTCTGTTCTTGAAGGTAATGACCTCGTAATTATTGAATAA
- a CDS encoding sodium ion-translocating decarboxylase subunit beta — MGDFINFLGNNLADFWTYTGFANATVGHVVMILVGLVFIYLAIAKEFEPMLLIPIGFGILIGNIPFNMDAGLKVGIYEEGSVLNILYQGVTSGWYPPLIFLGIGAMTDFSALISNPKLMLIGAAAQFGIFGAYMIALEMGFDPMQAGAIGIIGGADGPTAIFLSSKLAPNLMGAIAVSAYSYMALVPVIQPPIMRLLTTKNERVIRMKPPRAVSHTEKVIFPIIGLLLTCFLVPSGLPLLGMLFFGNLLKESGVTRRLANTASGPLIDTITILLGLTVGASTQASEFLTLDSIKIFALGALSFVIATASGVIFVKIFNIFLKKGNKINPLIGNAGVSAVPDSARISQVIGLEYDSTNYLLMHAMGPNVAGVIGSAVAAGILLGFLM; from the coding sequence ATGGGAGACTTTATAAACTTTTTAGGAAATAACCTAGCCGACTTCTGGACATACACAGGCTTTGCCAATGCTACGGTAGGGCATGTAGTCATGATTCTCGTTGGCTTGGTATTCATCTATTTGGCAATAGCCAAAGAGTTCGAACCGATGCTGCTGATTCCTATCGGTTTCGGTATATTGATCGGTAACATACCTTTTAATATGGATGCCGGGCTGAAAGTCGGTATTTATGAAGAAGGTTCTGTATTGAATATATTGTATCAGGGAGTGACCTCCGGCTGGTATCCGCCACTCATCTTTTTGGGTATCGGTGCCATGACGGACTTCTCGGCACTTATCTCTAATCCAAAATTGATGCTGATTGGTGCAGCTGCACAGTTCGGTATCTTCGGTGCATATATGATCGCATTGGAAATGGGTTTCGACCCAATGCAAGCCGGTGCTATCGGTATCATTGGTGGAGCAGACGGCCCGACGGCCATCTTCCTTTCTTCCAAGCTAGCACCTAACCTGATGGGAGCCATTGCGGTGTCCGCCTACTCCTATATGGCGTTGGTTCCGGTGATACAGCCGCCTATCATGCGTCTGCTCACCACCAAGAACGAACGTGTCATCCGCATGAAACCGCCGCGTGCCGTTTCTCACACGGAGAAGGTGATTTTCCCGATCATCGGTTTGTTGCTGACTTGTTTCCTGGTTCCTTCCGGTCTGCCTTTGCTGGGTATGCTGTTCTTCGGTAACCTGTTGAAAGAAAGTGGTGTAACCCGCCGTTTGGCTAATACTGCCAGTGGTCCGTTGATTGATACAATCACTATCCTGTTGGGTCTGACAGTAGGTGCTTCTACACAAGCATCCGAATTCCTGACGCTTGACTCTATCAAGATCTTTGCCCTCGGTGCATTGTCATTTGTTATTGCAACGGCATCTGGTGTCATCTTCGTTAAGATCTTCAATATCTTCCTGAAGAAGGGTAATAAGATCAATCCGTTGATCGGTAATGCAGGTGTTTCTGCTGTTCCCGACTCTGCACGTATCTCACAAGTGATTGGTTTGGAATATGATTCGACCAACTATTTGCTGATGCACGCTATGGGTCCGAACGTTGCCGGAGTGATCGGTTCAGCTGTTGCTGCCGGTATTCTGCTTGGATTCTTGATGTAA
- a CDS encoding class II fructose-bisphosphate aldolase, protein MVNYKDLGLVNTREMFAKAIKGGYAIPAFNFNNMEQMQAIIKAAVETKSPVILQVSKGARQYANATLLRYMAQGAVEYAKELGCAHPEIVLHLDHGDTFETCKSCIDSGFSSVMIDGSHLPYEENVALTKKVVEYAHQFDVTVEGELGVLAGVEDEVSSDHHTYTDPEEVIDFATRTGCDSLAISIGTSHGAYKFTPEQCHIDPKTGRMVPPPLAFEVLDAVMEKLPGFPIVLHGSSSVPEEEVETINKYGGALKAAIGIPEEELRKAAKSAVCKINIDSDSRLAMTAAIRKVFAEKPAEFDPRKYLGPARDNMEKLYKHKIINVLGSDNKLAQ, encoded by the coding sequence ATGGTAAATTACAAAGATTTAGGATTGGTAAACACAAGAGAAATGTTTGCTAAGGCTATCAAAGGTGGATATGCTATCCCAGCATTCAACTTCAACAATATGGAACAAATGCAGGCTATCATCAAGGCTGCTGTTGAAACTAAATCTCCTGTGATTCTTCAGGTTTCTAAAGGTGCTCGTCAGTATGCTAACGCTACTTTGTTGCGTTACATGGCACAGGGTGCTGTAGAATATGCTAAAGAATTAGGCTGCGCACATCCGGAAATCGTTCTTCACCTTGACCACGGAGATACATTCGAAACTTGCAAATCTTGTATCGATTCTGGTTTCTCTTCAGTAATGATCGATGGTTCTCACCTTCCTTACGAAGAAAACGTAGCATTGACTAAGAAAGTTGTTGAATACGCTCACCAGTTTGACGTAACTGTAGAAGGTGAACTTGGCGTATTGGCTGGTGTAGAAGATGAAGTTTCTTCCGACCATCACACATATACTGACCCTGAAGAAGTAATCGACTTCGCTACTCGCACTGGTTGCGACTCTTTGGCTATCTCAATCGGTACTTCTCACGGTGCTTACAAGTTTACTCCGGAACAATGCCACATCGACCCGAAGACTGGCCGTATGGTTCCTCCTCCATTGGCTTTCGAAGTATTGGACGCTGTAATGGAAAAACTTCCGGGATTCCCTATCGTTCTTCACGGATCATCTTCAGTTCCGGAAGAAGAAGTGGAAACTATCAACAAATATGGTGGTGCACTGAAAGCTGCTATCGGCATTCCGGAAGAAGAATTGCGTAAAGCTGCTAAGTCTGCTGTTTGCAAAATCAACATCGACTCTGACTCTCGTCTGGCTATGACTGCTGCTATACGTAAGGTATTCGCTGAAAAACCGGCTGAATTCGACCCACGTAAGTATCTTGGTCCGGCTCGTGACAACATGGAAAAACTGTACAAGCACAAAATCATCAACGTGCTCGGTTCTGACAACAAATTGGCACAGTAA
- a CDS encoding type B 50S ribosomal protein L31, with amino-acid sequence MKKGLHPESYRPVVFKDMSNGDMFLSRSTVATKETIEFEGETYPLLKIEISNTSHPFYTGKSTLVDTAGRVDKFMSRYGDRKKK; translated from the coding sequence ATGAAAAAAGGCCTTCATCCAGAATCATACCGTCCGGTAGTATTTAAAGATATGTCAAATGGTGACATGTTTTTGTCTAGATCAACTGTAGCAACTAAAGAAACCATCGAATTCGAAGGTGAAACTTATCCGTTGCTGAAGATTGAAATCTCAAACACTTCTCACCCGTTCTATACAGGTAAATCTACATTGGTAGATACTGCAGGTCGTGTTGATAAGTTCATGAGCCGTTACGGTGACCGTAAGAAGAAATAA
- a CDS encoding ATP-binding protein, with the protein MINREQYMEQIVPFIDKPFVKVITGIRRSGKSVVLRLIRDELLRRGVREERIIYLNFESFQWIDLKEAKALYAYIRGQAGDAGKYYILLDEIQEVDGWEKVVNSLLVDLDTDIYVTGSNSRMLSSELATYLTGRYVAFHVMTLSFREYLTFHDLQANDPTLNRKEEFQKYLRMGGFPAIHTADYGYEAIYKIVYDIYSSVILRDTVQRHNIRNVELLERVVKFVFDNIGNKLNAKNIADYFKSQQRKVDMNTIYNYLNALESAFIIQRIPRYDIKGKEILQTNEKYFVSDLSLIYSVMGYRDRLIAGMLENLVCLELKRRGYEVYVGKQDDKEVDFVAIRREEKIYVQVTYQLASQATVEREFAPLLAINDHYPKYVVSMDSLWQDNVEGVRHRHIADFLLDDA; encoded by the coding sequence ATGATTAATCGTGAACAGTATATGGAACAAATTGTTCCTTTTATAGATAAGCCGTTTGTAAAAGTGATAACGGGTATTCGTCGCAGTGGAAAGTCGGTAGTGCTGCGTCTGATTCGTGACGAACTGTTGAGGAGGGGAGTTCGTGAAGAACGTATCATCTATCTGAATTTTGAAAGTTTTCAGTGGATAGATTTGAAAGAGGCGAAGGCTTTGTATGCTTATATTCGGGGACAGGCGGGAGATGCGGGTAAATATTATATTCTCTTGGATGAAATTCAGGAAGTGGACGGTTGGGAAAAAGTGGTCAACTCACTTCTGGTAGATTTGGATACGGATATTTATGTGACCGGCTCCAACTCACGTATGTTATCGTCCGAACTGGCAACTTATTTAACGGGACGGTATGTCGCTTTCCATGTCATGACCTTGTCTTTTAGAGAATATCTGACTTTCCATGACTTGCAGGCCAATGATCCGACACTCAACCGGAAGGAGGAATTTCAGAAATATCTCCGTATGGGAGGATTCCCAGCCATACATACTGCCGATTATGGATATGAGGCTATCTATAAAATTGTTTACGACATCTATTCTTCTGTCATTCTTCGTGACACGGTGCAGCGTCACAATATCCGGAATGTGGAACTGCTCGAACGGGTAGTGAAGTTTGTTTTCGATAATATAGGCAATAAGCTGAACGCTAAAAATATAGCCGATTACTTCAAAAGTCAGCAACGGAAGGTGGATATGAATACCATCTATAATTATCTGAATGCATTGGAAAGTGCTTTTATCATTCAACGTATTCCCCGATATGATATTAAAGGAAAGGAAATTCTGCAGACGAATGAGAAGTATTTTGTAAGTGACCTTTCTTTGATTTATTCCGTGATGGGCTATCGTGACCGGTTGATTGCAGGTATGTTGGAGAATCTGGTCTGTCTGGAGTTGAAAAGAAGGGGTTATGAAGTGTATGTAGGCAAACAGGATGATAAAGAAGTGGATTTTGTAGCCATCCGTCGGGAAGAAAAGATTTATGTGCAAGTAACATATCAGTTAGCTTCACAGGCCACTGTTGAGAGGGAGTTTGCTCCTTTGCTCGCCATTAACGACCATTATCCTAAATATGTAGTTAGCATGGACAGCTTGTGGCAGGATAATGTGGAGGGTGTCAGGCATCGTCATATAGCCGATTTCTTGTTGGATGATGCTTGA